Proteins from one Staphylococcus saprophyticus subsp. saprophyticus ATCC 15305 = NCTC 7292 genomic window:
- the larC gene encoding nickel pincer cofactor biosynthesis protein LarC, whose amino-acid sequence MTNGLYLDCHAGIAGDMLLSSLVDLGADVDYVHQHLLSLPLDQFSLNFAKKNKQGIQAMGLTIDFEEAHHHRKASDIFNMINESTLPNRVKERSMLIFDVIAQAEAKIHGMKIEDVHFHEVGAMDSIIDIIGSCLALEDLGIDEIKSSPVPTGNGKIKIAHGIYPIPAPATAEILKDIPLATFDVQSELTTPTGAAFIKALATHIGPLSAVSMSNIGYGCGTKDFEFPNVIRAIQYTATETTPNQVQVLECQIDDMTPETLGYFIEQVINEGALDAFYTPITMKKSRPATQLTVISSVTQAKEFEDFILKHTTSLGVRSYAVNRKILHRQFQTIHTTYGAILVKLAMKDNKIIKAKPEFEDVKNAALHSGQSFTNVYNDIQNEVRKHIQID is encoded by the coding sequence ATGACAAATGGTCTTTATTTAGATTGTCATGCGGGTATCGCGGGTGACATGTTATTATCCTCTTTGGTAGATTTAGGTGCAGATGTAGATTATGTGCATCAACACTTATTATCACTACCTTTAGATCAATTTAGTTTAAACTTTGCTAAAAAAAATAAACAAGGCATACAAGCGATGGGTCTAACAATTGACTTTGAAGAAGCACATCATCATAGAAAAGCGTCAGACATTTTCAACATGATTAACGAGAGCACTTTACCCAACAGAGTCAAAGAACGTAGCATGCTGATATTTGATGTTATTGCACAAGCTGAAGCAAAAATTCATGGCATGAAAATAGAAGATGTCCATTTTCATGAAGTTGGTGCGATGGATTCCATTATAGATATTATAGGTAGTTGTCTTGCATTAGAAGATTTGGGTATTGATGAAATAAAATCGTCACCCGTACCTACTGGAAATGGCAAGATTAAAATTGCACATGGTATATATCCCATTCCAGCGCCAGCAACCGCTGAAATACTTAAGGATATCCCACTTGCAACATTTGATGTTCAAAGTGAACTGACAACACCCACTGGTGCGGCATTTATTAAGGCTTTAGCAACACATATCGGTCCTTTGTCTGCTGTATCAATGTCAAATATTGGTTACGGTTGTGGTACAAAAGACTTTGAGTTTCCAAATGTTATACGTGCTATACAATATACAGCGACAGAAACGACCCCAAATCAAGTACAAGTATTAGAATGTCAAATTGATGATATGACGCCAGAAACACTTGGTTACTTTATAGAGCAAGTGATAAATGAAGGCGCATTAGACGCATTTTACACACCTATTACGATGAAGAAAAGTCGGCCTGCGACTCAATTAACAGTAATAAGTAGCGTCACACAAGCAAAGGAATTCGAAGATTTTATTCTTAAACACACTACATCTCTCGGTGTGCGCAGTTACGCTGTTAATCGCAAAATTTTGCATCGTCAATTCCAAACCATCCATACAACATATGGCGCCATTTTGGTCAAACTAGCAATGAAAGATAATAAAATTATAAAAGCAAAACCTGAATTTGAAGATGTTAAAAATGCAGCACTTCACTCTGGACAGTCTTTCACTAATGTATATAATGACATTCAAAATGAAGTCAGAAAACACATTCAAATAGATTAA